One window from the genome of Hippoglossus hippoglossus isolate fHipHip1 chromosome 6, fHipHip1.pri, whole genome shotgun sequence encodes:
- the lcat gene encoding phosphatidylcholine-sterol acyltransferase, producing MVSSVHLCSVLLVGILLVLHHSSGFWIVNVVFPPNAKTRVLSNSTPPLIIVPGNLGNRLEAKLNKPTLVSWMCYKKTEHWFPLWIDLNMFMPIGVDCWIDNIRLVYDRTSRRSSNSPGVQVRVPGFGQTFPIEFLDYNKLAGYFYTMVQHLVNVGYTRNETIRGAPYDWRLAPNENEEYLTKLKYLVEEMYDQYQHPVYLLGHSMGCHYVLYFLNHQPQAWKDKFIRGFISLGAPWGGAVKALRVMASGENDGIPMISNIKIREEQRMTTTNPWMLPSDKAWPKDHVFISTPTLNYTNQNYHQFFKDISFEDGWYMWEDTKNLTGDLIPPGVEVWCMYGVGLPTPITYIYDEDFPNVDPVDFVYADGDNTVDSFSMSLCKRWVGQQEKPVHVTEYRGLTHLDIVFHEKVINQIQNILEGKSDTPEEVDVRFGTE from the exons ATGGTCTCCTCTGTGCACCTCTGCTCGGTGCTGCTGGTTGGGATCCTGCTGGTCCTTCATCACTCCTCAGGGTTCTGGATTGTAAATGTTGTGTTCCCGCCCAACGCCAAAACCAGAGTCCTGAGCAACAGCACTCCGCCACTCATCATCg tacCAGGGAACTTGGGGAACCGCCTGGAGGCCAAGTTAAACAAACCCACGCTGGTCAGCTGGATGTGCTACAAGAAAACTGAACACTGGTTCCCCCTGTGGATCGACCTCAACATGTTCATGCCGATAGGTGTAGACTGCTGGATTGATAACATTAG ACTTGTTTACGACAGGACGAGCCGGCGGTCATCTAACTCACCGGGGGTGCAGGTGCGAGTCCCAGGATTTGGGCAGACGTTTCCCATCGAGTTTCTTGACTATAACAAACTGGCCG GTTATTTTTACACGATGGTTCAACATCTGGTCAACGTGGGCTACACACGAAATGAGACCATCCGAGGAGCACCGTACGACTGGAGACTAGCTCCTA ATGAGAATGAAGAGTATCTCACGAAGCTGAAATACCTGGTGGAGGAGATGTACGACCAGTACCAGCATCCTGTTTACCTGCTGGGACACAGCATGGGCTGCCACTACGTCCTCTACTTCCTCAACCACCAGCCTCAGGCCTGGAAGGACAAGTTCATCAGGGGCTTCATCTCCCTGGGAGCTCCATGGGGGGGCGCTGTTAAAGCACTTAGGGTCATGGCATCAG GAGAGAACGACGGCATCCCGATGATTTCCAACATCAAGATCCgtgaggagcagaggatgacAACAACGAATCCCTGGATGCTGCCGTCTGACAAAGCCTGGCCCAAGGACCACGTGTTCATCTCCACGCCGACCCTCAACTACACCAACCAGAACTATCACCAATTCTTCAAGGACATCAGCTTTGAGGATGGCTG GTACATGTGGGAGGACACCAAGAACCTCACGGGCGATCTCATCCCACCTGGTGTGGAGGTGTGGTGTATGTACGGCGTGGGGCTTCCCACTCCGATAACGTACATTTACGACGAGGATTTTCCCAACGTAGACCCGGTGGACTTTGTTTATGCTGATGGGGACAACACGGTGGACAGCTTCAGCATGAGCCTGTGCAAGCGTTGGGTGGGGCAGCAGGAGAAGCCCGTCCACGTGACGGAGTACAGAGGCTTGACCCACCTGGATATTGTGTTCCACGAAAAGGTGATCAACCAAATCCAGAACATCCTGGAGGGCAAATCAGACACACCCGAAGAAGTAGATGTCCGATTTGGAACTGAGTAG
- the uba2 gene encoding SUMO-activating enzyme subunit 2, giving the protein MVQLVGSLRRELADSLATCKVLVVGAGGIGCELLKNLVLTGFKNIEVIDLDTIDVSNLNRQFLFQKKHVGKSKAQVAKESALQFCPSANIVAYHDSVMNADYNVEFFRKFVLVMNALDNRAARNHVNRMCLAADIPLIESGTAGYLGQVTVIKKGMTECYECQPKPTQKTFPGCTIRNTPSEPIHCIVWAKYLFNQLFGEEDADQEVSPDTADPEAAWKPEETAARATASEKDGDIKRVSTKEWARSTGYDPVKLFNKLFKDDIMYLLTMDKLWKKRKAPTPLDWQQLENRACPQEETPGSGLKDQQVLGVWGNCQLFKHSVETLRSQLKEKEAGAELVWDKDDPPAMDFVTSAANLRMHIFSMNMKSRFDVKSMAGNIIPAIATTNAIIAGLIVLEALKVLSGEMESCRTIFLNKCPNLRKKLLVPCILDPPCANCYVCASKPEVTVKLNVHKTTVLSLQDRILKERFGMVAPDVQIEDGKGTILISSEEGETETNNSKFLADFGIRNGSRLQVDDFLQDYTLLVNVLHTEELERDVEFEVVGEAPDKAPPPQSSQKEDNNITNGNKDSAQPSTSSKAPAEDDDDDLMIVDSDEEEAMSSSSATTASGTKRKRPDAETGEMSTKRLRTAQKSAPAADNDDDNDDDIITLD; this is encoded by the exons ATGGTCCAACTGGTGGGTTCCCTCCGCAGGGAGCTGGCGGACTCGCTCGCCACCTGCAAGGTGCTGGTGGTGGGAGCGGGAGGAATCGGCTGCGAGCTGCTGAAGAACCTCGTCCTCACCGGCTTCAAGAACATCGAAGTG ATTGACTTGGACACCATCGATGTCAGCAACTTGAATCGTCAGTTCCTCTTCCAGAAGAAACATGTTGGCAAGTCTAAAGCTCAG gtGGCGAAGGAGAGCGCCCTGCAGTTCTGTCCCAGTGCGAATATAGTTGCCTACCACGACAGCGTCATGAA CGCCGACTACAACGTGGAGTTTTTCAGGAAGTTCGTGCTGGTGATGAATGCTCTGGATAACAGAG CGGCCCGTAACCATGTGAACAGGATGTGTTTGGCAGCTGATATCCCTTTGATAGAGAGCGGCACAGCAGGTTACCTGGGACAAGTCACCGTCATCAAGAAG GGAATGACCGAGTGCTACGAGTGCCAACCTAAGCCCACCCAGAAGACCTTCCCAGGATGCACCATAAGAAACACGCCGTCCGAGCCCATCCACTGCATCGTCTGGGCCAAGTATCTCTTCAA TCAGCTGTTTGGAGAAGAGGACGCAGATCAGGAGGTGTCACCTGACACAGCTGACCCAGAGGCTGCAT GGAAGCCAGAGGAGACTGCCGCTCGTGCCACAGCGTCTGAAAAGGACGGGGACATCAAGCGTGTCTCCACCAAGGAATGGGCCCGCTCCACTGGGTACGACCCCGTCAAGCTCTTTAACAAG CTTTTTAAGGACGACATCATGTACCTGCTGACCATGGACAAGCtgtggaagaagaggaaagctCCGACACCTCTCGACTGGCAGCAGCTCGAGAACAGAG CGTGTCCTCAGGAGGAGACTCCAGGTTCCGGGTTGAAGGACCAGCAGGTTCTGGGTGTTTGGGGTAACTGCCAGCTGTTCAAGCACAGCGTGGAGACTCTGCGCTCacagctgaaggagaaggaggcaggAGCCGAGCTGGTTTGGGACAAG GACGACCCTCCGGCCATGGACTTTGTCACTTCAGCAGCAAACCTTCGTATGCACATCTTCAGCATGAACATGAAGAGTCGCTTCGATGTCAAAT ccATGGCGGGAAACATCATCCCAGCTATCGCCACAACCAACGCGATCATTGCTGGACTCATCGTACTGGAGGCGCTCAAGGTCCTGTCGGGGGAAATGGAATCCTGTCGCACG ATCTTCCTGAACAAATGTCCCAACCTCAGAAAGAAACTGCTGGTCCCGTGTATCCTGGATCCGCCGTGCGCCAACTGTTACGTCTGCGCCAGCAAACCTGAAGTCACAGTCAAACTCAACGTCCACAAAACCACggtcctctctctgcaggacagG ATCCTGAAGGAGAGGTTCGGCATGGTGGCTCCAGACGTTCAGATAGAAGATGGAAAAGGGACCATCCTCATCTCCTcagaggaaggagagacagaaa CCAACAACAGCAAATTTCTTGCTGACTTTGGGATCCGTAACGGCAGCCGCCTGCAAGTTGATGACTTCCTGCAGGACTACACCCTCCTCGTCAACGTCCTGCACAC tgagGAGCTAGAGCGGGATGTGGAATTTGAGGTTGTAGGTGAAGCCCCAGACAAAGCCCCGCCCCCTCAGAGCAGCCAGAAGGAGGATAACAACATCACCAACGGCAACAAGGACTCCGCCCAGCCGTCCACTTCCTCGAAAG CTCCAGCAgaggacgacgacgacgacCTTATGATCGTGGACTCCGACGAGGAAGAAGCGATGTCGTCCAGCTCGGCAACGACGGCGAGCGGCACCAAGCGGAAGCGCCCGGACGCAGAAACCGGCGAGATGTCCACCAAGCGCCTGCGGACGGCGCAGAAGAGCGCCCCCGCCGCCGATAATGACGACGACAATGACGACGACATCATCACTCTGGACTAG